The Candidatus Margulisiibacteriota bacterium DNA segment TTTTTACCGAGTCCAGCTTGAGAATTCTCATTTCATCCTTTATATATTCAAGCATATTTCCTTTGTCTTCCAATTCAATAGATATTAAATTGTCAGGAAAATCACGTTCAAAGTTACTCATGTATTCGGCAGTTTGTTCATTTCTGGTATGCCAACTGGCCCTGACTTCCAGCTTATCCGTATTAGTACTCATGAGGGTAAGAAATCCCATTTCAGCTTTGGCATGTTTGAGAATAATATCGCCCAGTATGGAAAGCATATCATCCATATTTACAAGTGAATAAATCATTTCTCGGGCTTCGTTGATAACTTCCAGTTTTTTATATAATAATTCCTGATGTTTTCTGGCGATGATAAAATATTTTTCCTGGAACAACCATAAAAGTATATGGTAGAGATGGTAAAGATCATGATTCTGGAAAAAGTCTATTTCATTATAGATCAGCATTGCCCCATGCAGTTTGCTCTCCAGAACCATGGGTATAACCTTTAACATATTCATGTGAAAAGGTTTCGGCTCGGTTATTCTTTCCTCCACAAATATAGTTAATTGTTTGGAGCGCAGGGCCAGACCTGACTGCTCTTCAATATATTGAACAAGCTGGTCTTTGACACTATTCAGTTCATTAACCGTGAATTCGCTGATACCGTAAAGAACACTGCTCCCGGTATTGCTATTGGTAACAAGAGCAATTAATGGTGATGTTAACTGCTCCTGTTTAATAAATTGCAGAACAATACTAACGAGGTCTTCTTCGCTTTTAACGTTTTCAAAATTCTTTTTTAAAAAATATAATTTTTCTAAGTAATTATTATTCATATATTTATAAATTGTTCTGGAAACGACTGAATATTATTTTACATCAAGATTTCATTAATCGGAATAGGAATGTCGATTTCAAGATCGATATTCCGGTTAAGGCAGCAGATTGTAGTTTTATGGTCATCGTCTTTGGAGTTATACATGATTGCTCCTTATTATTCCTTTGTAACGACTGTCGGCATTGATTTTGCAGACAACTTGTTTTCTTTATTTTAAATTACAGCTATAATATACCCTGTTTTAGAGAACATTAAACATTGGGGCAAAGTTTTTCGAGAAATAAAATAATAAGCCCGAATATATTGTAAAGGAGACAAAAATGAGCAAAAGAATAATGCTGGATAAAGATACCTTCCTGTTTACGTCAGAAAGTGTGTCCGAAGGACATCCTGATAAAATGGCAGACCAGATTAGCGATGCAATATTGGATGCGCATCTCAAGGAAGACCCGGATTCGCGTGTAGCCTGCGAGACAATGGTTAAAACAGGTTTGGTTATCGTATCAGGAGAGATTACATCCAAAGCCACTGTGAATTATGAAGCAATCGCCAGGGATGTAGTTAAACAAATCGGCTACGCTCATACTGATGACGGTTTTGATTATGAAACTTGCGGAGTGATAACAGCTATAGGCAAACAATCCCAGGATATTTCTCAGGGTGTTACCGAAGGTGTGGGTTTATTTAAAGAACAGGGCGCAGGAGACCAGGGGATAATGTTCGGTTACGCTACCAACGAGAATAAAGAATATATGCCATTACCGATAATGCTGGCTCATCAGTTGCTGGAAAAGCTGACAGAACTCAGAAAAAGCGGAGCGTTGCCATATGTTAAGCCGGATAGTAAATCACAGGTAACTGTGGCTTACAAGAACAACAAACCGGAATATATTTATTCTATAGTTATTTCTACCCAGCATAGTGAGGACGTTGAACATAAAACTATTCGTAAAGACATGATCGAAAAGGTTATCAAAGAAGTAATCCCCGCTAATCTGCTGAATAAACTGGAAGATGACAGGGTTTATATTAATCCTACGGGACGTTTCGTTGTAGGCGGCCCTATGGGAGACTGCGGCCTGACCGGCAGAAAAATTATTGTGGACAGTTACGGTGGCATGAGCCGTCATGGCGGCGGTGCTTTTAGCGGCAAAGACCCATCCAAGGTAGACCGTTCTGCAGCGTATGCAGCCAGATATATCGCTAAGAATATTGTGGCAGCTGGACTTGCGGACAGATGTGAAGTACAACTGGCTTACGCTATCGGTGTAGCAGAGCCGATTTCTATTTTTCTGGAAACTTTCGGAACAGAGAAAGTGGATAAGGAAAAAATTGTTGATATAATTTATAAATATTTTCCTATTAAACCAAAAGATATAATCGACAGCCTGAAACTCAAGCAACCAATTTACCAAAAGACAGCATCATATGGCCATTTTGGTAGGGATATCTTCCCTTGGGAACAACTGGACAAAGTTGATATTCTCAAAAAAGAGGCATTAAAATAAATATCGGATTTATTAGTCTGGGTTGTCCTAAAAACCTGGTAGATACCGAAACAATGATGGGGCAAGTCGCTAAGCAGCACAAGCTGGTCACAGATATGGACAAAGCGGATGTGATGGTGCTGAACTCCTGCTGTTTTATACAGGATGCGGAACAGGAAACCATCGATACCCTATTGGAACTTAAACAGTGGAAGAAAACTTCTAAACGCAAGATTATCCTGGCCGGATGTTATGTAGAAATCCAGAAGGACAAGTTGCTCAAGCAATATCCTTTTATTGATGGGATTATTAATACGGGCGCAGTATCGCGGATAAATGAAGTTTTAGAACAGATTTCCAAATTTGACGGAGCTATAACGATTTACGCCAATCATATTCATAATTTTTTAGGAGAAGAGCAAAGAATACTCTCCACACCTCCTCATTACGCTTATTTAAAAATAGGTGAAGGCTGCAATAACAGCTGCGCTTATTGCCGCATTCCTTCTATCAGAGGTTCGGCTTTGTTCAGACCGATAAAACAGATAATCGAAGAGGCAGAGAAGCTGGCTGATAGCGGTGTGAAAGAAATTATTGTTGTAAGCCAGGACAGCACCATGTACAACTATGACGGATACAGTTTCAGCGGTCTTTTACGAGCACTGGACAGAATAGATAAACTTGCCTGGATTAGGATTATGTACTGTTATCCTGATAAAATATCCGATGATCTAATTCGTACCATAAAAGCATCGAAAAAAATTGTTAGATATATTGACATGCCAATTCAACATATAAATGATAAAATATTAAATAAAATGAATAGAATGAGTCAAAGGAAGAGTATTACGAACAGAATCGATACATTGCGTGAAGAAATAACTGACATTAAACTGCGTTCCACAGTAATGGTCGGTTACCCCGGAGAAGATGATAATGATTTCGGGGAACTATATGACTATATCGAAGAGACTCAGTTCGATCATTTGGGTGTTTTTGCTTATTCTCAGGAACCGGGTACATTTTCATTTAACATGAGGGGACAAGTTGATGAACATGTCAAACAAAAAAGGCTTGATGCCATTATGAACCTGCAAAAAGGGATAAGTAAAAAACTGAATAAAAAATACATAGGGCAGGAAATGGATGTGCTAATCGATAATAGTGAAGGTGGACGAAGATATTTTGACGCACCGGAAATAGACGGGTTTGTCTATGTGGCAAATCTTAAGAAACAAGATATCGGCCAGCTAAAAAAAGTCAAAATAAAAAAAGCCCTAGAGTATGATTTGATCGGCAGGACCACTTGAATTTAGCCAATGGGCTGACGCTTTTAAGAATCTGTGCGATCCCCCTCCTTCTAGTCCTGTTGTCTGTTCCGCATGTTTCCGATACTCAGAAAATAATCGATTTATTGGTTTTTCTGGCGATTACTTTTACAGACTATCTGGATGGATTTCTGGCCAGAAAGCTTAAGCAGGAAACTAATATGGGGCAACTTTTAGACCCGCTCGCGGATAAAATGTTGGTATTTTCTTTATTGCTCTGGTTTATAGCCGCGCAAAAAATTGCCTATTACTGGGTAGCAATCCTGCTCTTCAGGGAAATGGCTGTGCTGGGCTTAAGGTCTATTGCAGCTTTGCAAAAAGTTGTGATTAAAGCGGACCGACTGGGGAAAATAAAAACAGTCTGGCAATACGTAACATTAGCCTGGTTGATACTGGAGCTACCTTTCGTTGATCTTTGGGTTATCGGTATGGTTATTATTACACTGATATCGGGATTTAATTATTTTTATGAGAACCGAGAGGTTTTAAAAAGTGGCTGATTTTAAGGATATTCTTATGCAGAAGGAAGTAAAAAATCTGGATGCAATTCCCTTTAAGGTCGCTGACCTGATAAAAGAAAAAAAATATCAGCTGGTTATTGCCGAATCTATTACGGGTGGGGATTTAAGTGCTAATATAGTTAGAGTGCCGGGTGCTTCTGATTTTTTTGTCGGAGGCATTGTGGCTTACAGCAATTTGATAAAAGTGCGTGAATGTTTGGTAAATCCCCAGACAATCCAGCGTTATGGGGCTGTAAGTGCGCAGGTTACCATGGAAATGGCCAAAGGAGTGCAGCATAAATATCAAACGCAGATTGCGTTGGCCACTACCGGATTTGCCGGACCCAAACGGGAAATGGAAAAAGTGGGTTTGGTTTACATAACGTTGCTTATTGAGCAACAGGAATATAGCAAGAATTTTATATTTAGCGGAGAAAGAACAGATATTATTAAACAAACATCTTTTGCTGCCCTGGAGTTACTAAGATATTATCTGGAAAATTTTAAATAAGGAGGTTTTTTTATGGCTGAGAATGATTTAAGTAAAGCAGTGGATATAGCAATGCATCAGATTGAAAAAAATTTTGGCAAGGGTGCGATAATGAAGCTGGGTGATGTGAAAAAACTGGCAATGGATTATATTCCTACCGGTTCTCTCAGGCTGGACGCGGCTTTGGGTGTTGGAGGACTGCCTAAAGGTCGTGTGGTAGAAGTTTTTGGGCCGGAAAGTTCAGGTAAAACCACAGTTTCCTTGCACATAATTGCAGAAGCTCAAAAGCGCGGAGGTATTTGTGCTTTTATTGACGCGGAACATGCGCTGGATCCCACATACGCAAAAAATATCGGAGTAAATACCAAGGAACTTCTAATTTCCCAACCGGACTATGGTGAACAGGCTTTGGAAATCGCTGAAACACTGGTGAAGAGCGGGGCTGTGGAAGTAATTGTTGTAGATTCCGTAGCAGCGCTGGTACCCAAGGCGGAACTGGATGGAGAAATGGGGGATTCCCATATAGGACTACAAGCCAGGTTGATGTCGCAGGCGTTGCGCAAACTGACCGCGTCAGTTAGCAAATCATCAACTATTGTTATATTTGTTAATCAGTTACGTGAAAAAGTCGGTATTATGTTCGGTAATCCGGAAGTTACACCCGGCGGCAAGGCTTTGAAATTTTATTCATCGATAAGGCTGGATGTAAGAAAAAGAGACAGTATTAAAAAGGGTGAGGATGTTATCGGAACACTCACAAAAATAAAAGTTGTAAAAAATAAAGTAGCCATTCCTTTCAAAGAAGCTACGGTAGAAATTATTTACGGGAAAGGAATTTCTAAAACAGCAGAAATACTGGATATAGCTGTTGAAAATAATCTCATAGAAAAGTATGGGTCCTGGTATAGTTACAATAATGAAAAAATAGGGCAGGGCAAGGATAACGCTCAACTATACCTCGAAAATAATCCCGAGATTATGGCAACTCTGGAAAAAAAGATTAGGGAGATTTTAGGTATACCAGTTAAGTAATGTAAATTTAATTTAAAGGAGGTTCAAGATGATGATAATTACCATCGTAGTATTTGTAGTATTATTCGCAGGATTAAGTTATTGGTTATTTGTTCAGAATAATATCATTCAGAAAAAAGAAAAAGAAGTGGAAGCCAGGACCGCTAAACTGGTAAAGGAAGCAGAAAGAGCTGCAGAGGATATAAGGCGCGAAGCATTAATTCAGTCCAAAGAAGAAATGCTCAAAATCAGAAATGAAGCCGAGAATGAGTTAAAGGAAAGAAGAGAAAAACAGTTGCTTCAGGAAAACCGTCTTATTCAGAAAGAAGAACATCTGGATGTACGCGAGGCCCATCTGGAAACCAAAGAAGGTGAATTGCAGAAAAAGACCGCTTCCGTAGAAAAACAGCAACAGGATATTGAGGTTGTTTATCAGAAGCAGATTGAAATACTGGAGAAGGTTGCTCAGCTTGGCCGTGAAGACGCAAAAAAGATGCTGCTGGAACATCTGGACAGAGAAGTGAAATTTGAAGCTGCCAAGATTATTAAGGAAACAGAGGAACTGGCGCAAAAAACTTCGGTAAGAAAAGCCAGAGAAATTATAGCTACTGCCATCCAACGTTGTGCTGTAGACAATGTTGTGGAAATCACAACTTCCGTTGTGGCATTACCGAACGATGAAATGAAGGGCCGCTTGATAGGTCGTGAAGGACGAAATATTCGTGCTTTTGAAACTTTAACAGGTATAGACCTGATTATTGATGATACTCCGGAAACTGTTGTGTTATCGGGTTTTGACCCCATACGCAGGGAGATCGCCAAATTAACTCTGGAGAAATTGATACAGGATGGCAGGATCCACCCGACAAGAATTGAAGATATCTATAATCAGGCCAAGAAGGATCTGGAAGCCATTATCATGGACATTGGAGAAAGATCCGCCCTGGAAGCAGATGTACAGAACCTGTCACAAAATATTATTTATTTGCTGGGCAGGTTGCATTACCGCACTAGTTACGGTCAGAATGTTTTACAGCACAGTATAGAAGTTGCGCATATAGCTTCACTTATGGCTCAGGAACTGAATGTAAACGTTAGGCTGGCCAGAAGAGCCGGTTTACTGCATGACATCGGCAAGGCGATAGACTTCGAACGTGAAGGTACCCATGCTCAGTTGGGAGCAGACTTCGCTGTGAAAAATGGAGAAAACGAAGAAGTAATTCACGCCATTCTGGCCCACCACGAAGAAACAAAACCGCAGACTATTGAAGCAATCCTGGTCGCGGCTGCTGATGCCATATCTGCTTCCAGACCGGGTGCCAGAAGAGAGTCTATAGAAGCTTATATTAAGCGTCTGGAAACTTTGGAAAACCTGGCAATTTCCTTCTCCGGCGTAGAAAAAGCTTTTGCTATTCAATCAGGCAGAGAAATCAGGGTCATGGTAAAACCGGATATTATTAACGACAAGCTGGCTTCCAAGCTGGCCCGTGATATTGTTAAAAAGATTGAAAGTGAACTGGAATATCCAGGGACAATAAAAGTTACGGTAATCAGAGAAACCAGGGTACAGGAAGTCGCTAAATAAATGATTAAGGTTCTGTTTTTTGGCGATATTGTAGGCAAAATAGGGCGGGATATGTTTTTCGCCCAATTGCCGGAATTGAAAAAAAAGTTTAAACCTGACCTGGTTATCATTAATGGAGAAAACTCAGCTAACGGCAAGGGCATTACCTCCAAGATTTATCATAGTTATTTACAGGCCGGAGTTGATTGTGTAACTTCCGGTAATCATATATTTGATAATAAGGAGATATTGCCTCTGATTGATGAGTATGAAGCACTTATCCGTCCGGCAAATTATCCGGTAAGCGTTCCTGGGAACGTGGTTTATAAAAAAGTAATAAAAGGTACAAAGATTGCTGTTGTAAATTTTTTGGGCCAGGTTTTTATGCCTCCGGTTGATAATCCTTTCCATGTTTTTGAGTCCATGCTAAATACTGTCTTAAAAGACAGTTCGTTAATTATCGCCGATATACATGCTGAAGCTACTTCTGAAAAAATGGCCTTTGCTTACAATTATACCGGGAAATTATCGGCAGTTTGCGGAACACACACACATATCCAGACCTCTGACGCGCAAATACTGGGTGAACATACGGCGTATATAACAGACCTGGGGATGATAGGCGCTAAACACTCAATCCTGGGTATGGCTCCGGAATCCATAATTAACCGTTTTATTACTTATATGCCGGAGAGGATTGCTCCACCAGAAACTGATGAAGAAGTTGTTATGGATTATGTGTTTATGGAGTTCGACACTTCAGGCAAGGCCTGCAATATAGAATCATTTCATAATATACTGGAAGTGGAATAAATTATACTCTTAGCAAAATGGTTTTCGGCATTGTTGCCTGCGTCGTTCGCAGCTCAATGTACCATTAAGTACACCTCCGCTGCTCGCTTCTTGGCGCCTCGTCGAAATTCCATTTTGCGTCGAGTATGATTTCAAAAATATTAATAGATTTGGGTTTAGTTATAGATTTTATTAATTTCAACCTGATATTGTGCCTGTAAATTTTCCAGTTGATTTTTGAAGTTACTCTGGATGTCTCCCAGTTTGTTCTCGAAAAGGTTTTGCTTGTTTTCAAAGACTTGTTGTTTTCTGGCCAGAAGCACTTTATATTCCTTATCTTTGTTTTGCAAATGAGAATCAAAAGATTTTTTTATGGTAGCCAGTTGTTGAACATAAGTTTCCTTGATTTGATCTTTATCAGGCTCAAATACGACCTTTAATTTTTCAACATCTTTTTGACTTTGTTCTTTCATCGTTTGCAGATTTTTTTCATAGTCATTCTGAATAGCCAAATATTGTTCACGGAGTTCGAAAATTTGTCCTTCAAAGTGTTTTTTCACCTGTTCCATTTTTTGAGTGTAAATGATTTTTTGCTTACTTAAGGAAATCAGCAATTTTCTTACAGTATTATTATAATCATTCATAACAGCTTCTTTTTGAGTATTTAGCTGTACTATCTCTTGTTGGGTTTTATTCTTTATTATTTCAACATCAGCTAAGGACATTTCTTTTAATTGGGCGATTTTCTCCAAATTTTCCATTTCTATTTTTTTTGCTTTCTCTTCAGCTTTTTCGATAATTTTTTTACTGTCAAATTCATTTTTTTCTTGAAGCTGAGCGATCTCTTCAAGCTTTTTTACACTTTTTGTTTCTATTTCTTTGGCTTTTTCTTCTGCTTTTTCTTCTAATTTTTGTTTCTTTTGCAGGGCTTCCTGTAGAATTTTGTCAGCCTCGAAGCGGGCTTTATTTTCTATGTTATTTTTTATAGCCGTAGAAGCTTCCTGAATTTTTTCAGCTTTGTTCTGAGCTTCCTCGATGAGAGCAAAAGCCTTTACATTGGATTTCTCCAGGATATTCTTTGCTTCAATCTCTGCTTTTGTAATTATTTCCGATGCTTCCTTTTCCATCTTAGACTTTTCCAGTTCATTTTCTTTCTCAGCATCTTTTATCATTTGTTTAGCCTGCTGCTTTGCCTGAGAAACCATACCGGTTGCATTGTCTTTAGCCTGATTAATAATTTGCTCCGATTGTTCGATGGCCATTTTTTTAAGCTGTTCAATTTCAGTTAAAGCTGATTGCTTTTGCTGGCGCAGGACTTCTTCTATTTCTTGTTTATGTTTTTTAGAATTTTTAATGATTGATTCAGCGTCTTTTTCAGCTTCTTTCAGATAATCCCTGGCAATATCTTTGGCATCCGAGGAAATTTTATCGGCTTCTACCCGGGTTTCATTTAAAATATTATTTGATTCCAGTTCAGCTTCATGAATTAGTGTTTGGGCTTTTGCTTTTATATGGTCAGCTTCCAGCCGTGCCGCGACAATCAGCTGGTCTGCAGTATTTGTAGAGATTTCTCTGATTTCTTCTATGTCTTTAAGTATAGATTCCTTAAGTTGCAGCAGTTCTTTTTCACCGTTTTTTCTATTAATTTCTGCGTTATCTATTATTTCATCAGCCTGTTTCTGTGCGTTTATTAAAATAACTTTTGACGTCCCGGCTGCTTCCAGCTTAATACGTTCAGCTTCACTGTTAGCAAAATCTATTGTTTGCTCGCATTCAGCCTGCATCTGCTGTACGTCTTTTCCCATCTCCATTTTCTTTTGTGTCGCTTCATTTATGATTTTATCTGCCTTGCGCTGGGATTCAGCTATATTTTTTTGAGTTTGTAATTCCGCTGATTTTTTTGTTTTTTCGGCAATAGAAATTATCAGGCTTGCCTTTTGATGGGCATTAACCAGAAGCTGTTCAGCCTGGTCTTGAGCATTTTCCAGCAATTCTTTGGCTTTAATTTCAGCTTCCCGCATTTTTTGATCAGTTTCTATCCGGAACTGCTCAGCTTGTTCAACGGTAATTTCAGCTTCTTTCTCATATTCTTTAACCGCGATTCTTGCTTTTTCCATTATGCGCTCAGCTTCCAGTTGAGCTTCATAAATTAATGCCGAAGAATTTTTGGTTGCGTCCGCCAGCATTCTTTCGGCATCGAGTGTTGCCTGTTTATTAATTTGTTCGGCATCATTTTTTAAGAACTGGGCATCGGATTCTGCTCCGGCTTTGAGTTGAATTGCGCTATTGTGTATATACTCTGCTTTTTTCTGAGCCAGTTCTACCAGTTCATTAGCCTGAATACCGGCGTTTTTCAGGATCCGGTCAGCTTCAAGGTTTGCTTCTGCGCTAACCTGTCTGGCGTCATCTTTCCATTTTTGTACTTCCTGTTTATAATCTTCTTTCTGCTTCAAAGTTCTGTTTATAATGGCTTCAGCTTCATTCTGGGCATTGCTGATTATCACTGCGGATTTACCTTGGGCCACAGCCAAAATACTATCCGCTTCCGCTTTGGCACTATTAATAATTTGCTGGAACTCTTTTTGAAAATGTCTTTTGTTGGCTTCTGTCTGTTGCTTGACCTTATTGGCATCTTCAAGAACAGACTTTGCGTCCTGTTTGGCTTTTGTCAGGATATTGTCGGCTTCCAGCAGTTTTTTGCTTACAACTTTTTCAACATCAAGTCGTGCTTGTTCGGCCTTCATGCTGATTAGCTGTACGTCTTTTTGCGCAGCCTGAATAATCTGATCTGCCTTGGCACAGGCATCGTCTACCATTTTGCCGGAACTCATATTGGCCTGTGCGCTGATTTGCATTGCTTCATCCTTCAGAAGCTGGGCGCTTCCCTCAGCTTCGGCCTTAACAAGATTGGCATTATCAATTATGAAGTCAGCTTTTTTCGTGGCAGTTTCCAGAATTTCCTTAGCTTTGTCCTCAGCTTCTTTTTGAGCGGTTTTAATAATATTTTTCGATTCTTGTTTTAATTCCTGAAGTTCTGCCTTTAACTGGTTTTTTTGCAGTTCGGCTTTATCAATAATATTCTGTGCGTCAGTTTTAGCTGATCCCAGAATGTTTTCAGCCTGAGTTTTGGCTTCAATGATTATTTCATCAGCTTCTTTTTTGGCTGATACTGTTTGCGTCTGGTTTTCCTGCTGGACCTTGGTTAACAATTCATCCACTTTACTATAAGCATTGGTAATAAGTTCATCGGCTTCTGCTCTGGCAGCAGAGAGGATTTCCTTTTCTTTATCAGTAGCCCGGGCAAGAATACTGTCATATTCTTTTTGAGCGTCGCGGTTCAGGGCTTTTGTTTCATTTTTCATGGCTTGCAGCTCTGTTTTTAATAATTCTTTTTGTTCCAGAACCTTGTCAAGAATACTTTGAGCTTCATTCTGAGCAGTCTGAACAATTTTCTCGGCTTCCTGCTTGGCCATTGCTGCTTGTGTTTGATTGTCCTGCTGGACTTTGTTCATCAATTCAGTTGTTTTATTGTAGGTTTCGGAAATTAATTCATCAGCTTTGACTCTAGCCGCAGAGAGTATACCTTTTTCTTTGTTAGCAGCCTGGGCGAGAAGATTGTCCTGCTTTTCCTTTTGTTCCTGTGCCTTAGCCAGAATACTCTGAGCTTCATTCTGGGCAGCCTGAACAATTTTTCCAGCCTCCTCTTTGGCCAAAGCGGCTTGAACCTGAGTATCCTGCTGAACTTTGCTGAGCAGTTCGTCGACTTTGCAATAAGCACTGGTAATGAGTTCGTCGGCCTCAGCCCTGGCAGAGGAAAGCATTACTTTTTCTTTCTCGGCAACCTGAGCAAGAAGATTGTCATATTCCTTTTGAGCGTCACGGTTCAATGCTTTTGTCTCATTTTTCATAGCTTGCAGTTCTGTTTTCAACAATTCTTTTTGTTCATTAGCCTTAGTCAGTATGCTTTGGGCTTCATCATGGGCAATTTGGATAATTTTATTGGCTTCCTGTTTAGCTAATGCCTCTTGAGCTTTATTGTCCTGCTGGGCTTTGTTTGTCAATTCTTCTGCTTTATGAAGAGCATTAGTGATTAGTCCATCGGCTTCAACCCTGGCCGAAGAAAGGATTTCTTTTTCTTTAACTACAACATCTTGCATCCGAAGATCAAATTCTTTCTGCGCCTGCTTGTGAAAATCCCTGGCTTCGGAAATAATCACCATCGATTCATCCTTGGCTTTTTGTAACAAACTGTTGGCAGCATCTTGAGCTGTGCCGGTTATTTCACCTGATTTTATTTTTTGTTCCTGGAAATAATTAGTCGCATTAGCCTTTATTTGTTTTGCCTCATTAATAATACTGTCAGCATTTTTTCTTGCCTCAGCAAGAATTTGTTCGGCTTCCTGATTGGCATTATTAATGATTTGCTGTGAAACTTTGTTGAACTGTTTTATGTCTGTCTGGTTTTCAGTCTTTATTTGTTCTGCCCTGGCCATAACTTGTTGTGCTTCATTCATAGCTTTAGCTAAAATATTCTTGGCGTTATCTTTGGCTTCGTTAGTAATCTGTTCCGCGTCGGCTTTAGCCTGCACCAGGATATCTTTATAATCATCCTGAATTTTGCTTAAATTATCTTTCAAGTTATCTTTATGTAATTTTTGAAGAACTGTGTCCGCCTGTTTCTGGGCTTCAAGAATTATATTTTTAGCTTTCTGATCTGCTTCGGATATGGTTTTTTCAGATTGTTGCCGGGCTAATTTTTTAATTTCTTCGATATCGCTTAAGGCAAATTCTTTGATTTTTTGGACTTCCATATTCGCTTCATCTTTTAATTTTGAGGCTATTTCCAGTACTTCATCCGCCTTAAGCTGTGCTTGCTGGGAAATGACTCTTGCCTGTTCCGAAGCCCTGGTCAATATTTCTTCCGCAGTAGCCCTGGCCTTGCTTGTGATTTCCATGGAACTTTGTTTTAATTCCTGCACATTTTGTTCGGTTAGCTGTTTGGAAGAAACAGCATTACTGACTATTGATTCGGCTTTTTCATGAGCGTCTTTAATAATTTTTTCTGCTTCTTCTCTGGCTTTATTGATTATTTCATTTGTGTTTTGTTTAACCTGATCTATGTTTTTATTAGCGTTATCTTTGGTCTCTACAACATGGGCCAGAATAATGCCGGCTTCTTTTTCGGCTTGTTCTGTAATGAGCCGGGCTTTTTCATTAGCTTCAATAATAATTCGTTCGGATTCTTCTCTGGCCTTGCTTATTATTTCATTAGTGTTTTGCATAAGCTGGTCCATGTTTTTGTTAGCATTATCCTTGGCTTCCACAACATGGGATAAAATAGTATCGGCTTCTTTTTCAGCCTGTTCTGTAATAAGCCGGGCTTTTTCATTGGCTTCGGCAACGATCTCATTGGCTTCTTTTAAAACGAGATCTTTATATTGAGTGGCTTCCTCTATTTTTTTTGTTTTTAAATGTTCCAGTTCTTCATATGCTTTTTCAATAAATTTCAGAGTATAGGTTTGTGATTTATTTATAATATCATTTTGAACCAGAA contains these protein-coding regions:
- a CDS encoding TIGR00282 family metallophosphoesterase, encoding MIKVLFFGDIVGKIGRDMFFAQLPELKKKFKPDLVIINGENSANGKGITSKIYHSYLQAGVDCVTSGNHIFDNKEILPLIDEYEALIRPANYPVSVPGNVVYKKVIKGTKIAVVNFLGQVFMPPVDNPFHVFESMLNTVLKDSSLIIADIHAEATSEKMAFAYNYTGKLSAVCGTHTHIQTSDAQILGEHTAYITDLGMIGAKHSILGMAPESIINRFITYMPERIAPPETDEEVVMDYVFMEFDTSGKACNIESFHNILEVE